A window from Manis javanica isolate MJ-LG chromosome 10, MJ_LKY, whole genome shotgun sequence encodes these proteins:
- the EEF2KMT gene encoding protein-lysine N-methyltransferase EEF2KMT isoform X6 → MAPEETAEAASLLRNFERRFLAARSLRSFPWQILEEKLRDSSGSELLLNILQKTVKHPLCVNRPPSVKYAQGFLSELIKKHEAVHEEPLDQLYEALAEVLTAKEHPQCYRSYLLVGDTCPPPPQARCLPPHQDSGSRQPHPSGDSVTLSESTAIISHGTTGLVTWNAALYLAEWAIENPLAFAHRTVLELGSGAGLTGLVICKMCCPRAYVFSDCHSRVLEQLRGNILLNGLSLEPGATAAAQHPGHNTRDSESPRLMVAQLDWDIVTAPQLAAFQPDIVIAAGLSLG, encoded by the exons ATGGCGCCCGAGGAGACCGCAGAGGCTGCGAGCCTGCTGCGGAATTTCGAGCGCCGCTTCCTGGCTGCTCGCTCGCTGCGCTCCTTCCCCTGGCAG ATCCTGGAAGAGAAATTAAGGGACTCATCAGGTTCTGAGCTACTGCTGAATATTTTGCAGAAG ACTGTGAAGCATCCTCTGTGCGTGAATCGCCCACCATCAGTGAAGTATGCCCAGGGCTTTCTCTCAGAGCTCATCAAAAAG cACGAGGCTGTCCATGAGGAGCCCTTGGACCAGCTGTATGAGGCGTTGGCGGAGGTCCTGACAGCCAAGGAGCACCCCCAGTGCTACCGGAGCTATCTACTGGTAGGGGAcacgtgccccccacccccacaggccAGATGCCTGCCTCCACACCAGGACTCAGGCTCCAGGCAGCCTCAT CCTTCTGGAGACTCGGTCACGCTCTCTGAGAGCACGGCCATCATTTCCCATGGCACCACTGGCCTGGTCACATGGAACGCCGCACTCTATCTTGCAGAATGGGCAATAGAGAACCCGCTGGCCTTCGCTCACAG GACTGTCTTAGAGCTTGGCAGTGGAGCCGGCCTCACGGGCCTGGTCATTTGCAAAATGTGCTGTCCCAGAGCATACGTCTTCAGTGACTGTCACAGCCGTGTCCTTGAGCAGCTCCGAGGGAATATCCTTCTCAATGGTCTCTCGTTGGAGCCAGGTGCCACTGCCGCTGCGCAGCACCCAGGACACAACACCAGAGACTCAGAGAGTCCCAGGCTGATGGTGGCCCAGCTGGACTGGGACATCGTGACAGCCCCTCAGCTCGCTGCCTTCCAGCCAGACATTGTCATCGCAGCAG
- the EEF2KMT gene encoding protein-lysine N-methyltransferase EEF2KMT isoform X5 codes for MAPEETAEAASLLRNFERRFLAARSLRSFPWQILEEKLRDSSGSELLLNILQKTVKHPLCVNRPPSVKYAQGFLSELIKKHEAVHEEPLDQLYEALAEVLTAKEHPQCYRSYLLVGDTCPPPPQARCLPPHQDSGSRQPHPSGDSVTLSESTAIISHGTTGLVTWNAALYLAEWAIENPLAFAHRTVLELGSGAGLTGLVICKMCCPRAYVFSDCHSRVLEQLRGNILLNGLSLEPGATAAAQHPGHNTRDSESPRLMVAQLDWDIVTAPQLAAFQPDIVIAAGPITVAPGQGMSSECPHRCQPSSCLLHALLCCHHLSASLSPRALPACPSVFQR; via the exons ATGGCGCCCGAGGAGACCGCAGAGGCTGCGAGCCTGCTGCGGAATTTCGAGCGCCGCTTCCTGGCTGCTCGCTCGCTGCGCTCCTTCCCCTGGCAG ATCCTGGAAGAGAAATTAAGGGACTCATCAGGTTCTGAGCTACTGCTGAATATTTTGCAGAAG ACTGTGAAGCATCCTCTGTGCGTGAATCGCCCACCATCAGTGAAGTATGCCCAGGGCTTTCTCTCAGAGCTCATCAAAAAG cACGAGGCTGTCCATGAGGAGCCCTTGGACCAGCTGTATGAGGCGTTGGCGGAGGTCCTGACAGCCAAGGAGCACCCCCAGTGCTACCGGAGCTATCTACTGGTAGGGGAcacgtgccccccacccccacaggccAGATGCCTGCCTCCACACCAGGACTCAGGCTCCAGGCAGCCTCAT CCTTCTGGAGACTCGGTCACGCTCTCTGAGAGCACGGCCATCATTTCCCATGGCACCACTGGCCTGGTCACATGGAACGCCGCACTCTATCTTGCAGAATGGGCAATAGAGAACCCGCTGGCCTTCGCTCACAG GACTGTCTTAGAGCTTGGCAGTGGAGCCGGCCTCACGGGCCTGGTCATTTGCAAAATGTGCTGTCCCAGAGCATACGTCTTCAGTGACTGTCACAGCCGTGTCCTTGAGCAGCTCCGAGGGAATATCCTTCTCAATGGTCTCTCGTTGGAGCCAGGTGCCACTGCCGCTGCGCAGCACCCAGGACACAACACCAGAGACTCAGAGAGTCCCAGGCTGATGGTGGCCCAGCTGGACTGGGACATCGTGACAGCCCCTCAGCTCGCTGCCTTCCAGCCAGACATTGTCATCGCAGCAG GTCCGATTACAGTGGCGCCCGGTCAGGGAATGAGCTCTGAGTGCCCCCACCGCTGCCAACCCTCCTCCTGTCTGCTCCACGCACTTCTGTGTTGTCACCACCTGTCTGCGTCTCTGAGCCCGagggctctgcctgcctgccccagtGTCTT
- the EEF2KMT gene encoding protein-lysine N-methyltransferase EEF2KMT isoform X7, with amino-acid sequence MAPEETAEAASLLRNFERRFLAARSLRSFPWQILEEKLRDSSGSELLLNILQKTVKHPLCVNRPPSVKYAQGFLSELIKKHEAVHEEPLDQLYEALAEVLTAKEHPQCYRSYLLVGDTCPPPPQARCLPPHQDSGSRQPHPSGDSVTLSESTAIISHGTTGLVTWNAALYLAEWAIENPLAFAHRTVLELGSGAGLTGLVICKMCCPRAYVFSDCHSRVLEQLRGNILLNGLSLEPGATAAAQHPGHNTRDSESPRLMVAQLDWDIVTAPQLAAFQPDIVIAAVAQN; translated from the exons ATGGCGCCCGAGGAGACCGCAGAGGCTGCGAGCCTGCTGCGGAATTTCGAGCGCCGCTTCCTGGCTGCTCGCTCGCTGCGCTCCTTCCCCTGGCAG ATCCTGGAAGAGAAATTAAGGGACTCATCAGGTTCTGAGCTACTGCTGAATATTTTGCAGAAG ACTGTGAAGCATCCTCTGTGCGTGAATCGCCCACCATCAGTGAAGTATGCCCAGGGCTTTCTCTCAGAGCTCATCAAAAAG cACGAGGCTGTCCATGAGGAGCCCTTGGACCAGCTGTATGAGGCGTTGGCGGAGGTCCTGACAGCCAAGGAGCACCCCCAGTGCTACCGGAGCTATCTACTGGTAGGGGAcacgtgccccccacccccacaggccAGATGCCTGCCTCCACACCAGGACTCAGGCTCCAGGCAGCCTCAT CCTTCTGGAGACTCGGTCACGCTCTCTGAGAGCACGGCCATCATTTCCCATGGCACCACTGGCCTGGTCACATGGAACGCCGCACTCTATCTTGCAGAATGGGCAATAGAGAACCCGCTGGCCTTCGCTCACAG GACTGTCTTAGAGCTTGGCAGTGGAGCCGGCCTCACGGGCCTGGTCATTTGCAAAATGTGCTGTCCCAGAGCATACGTCTTCAGTGACTGTCACAGCCGTGTCCTTGAGCAGCTCCGAGGGAATATCCTTCTCAATGGTCTCTCGTTGGAGCCAGGTGCCACTGCCGCTGCGCAGCACCCAGGACACAACACCAGAGACTCAGAGAGTCCCAGGCTGATGGTGGCCCAGCTGGACTGGGACATCGTGACAGCCCCTCAGCTCGCTGCCTTCCAGCCAGACATTGTCATCGCAGCAG